ACGGCTCCAATGTATAACAAAATAAAAACGATGATATACACTTCAACGAATCCAAGTGCACCTCCGCCCCATTTATTTAACTGGCGCAGAATTGGCAGTTCGGTTAAAGCCGTTAAAACAGAGCCTGCAAGGCGAAGTACAATGTGAGTAGCAAAAAATAAAATCGCAAATGCAATCATTCGATAAAAAGCGTCTTCTATCGTTCCAGAATCAAATACAAACGATGCGACACTTTGCTGCTGAATATTGTCTGGAAACGGAATCAACAAGCGAAGTCGGCTTGCCAAATCTCCACTAAACATATAAGCGACGATAAACGAAACCGCAAAACTGACAATATGAATGAGCTGCAAAATAAATCCTCTTTTAAGACCTGTTACAAAGCCTAAAAGAAGCAATATAATTAAAATGATATTAAGCATTGAC
The genomic region above belongs to Priestia megaterium and contains:
- a CDS encoding CvpA family protein, which codes for MTESMLNIILIILLLLGFVTGLKRGFILQLIHIVSFAVSFIVAYMFSGDLASRLRLLIPFPDNIQQQSVASFVFDSGTIEDAFYRMIAFAILFFATHIVLRLAGSVLTALTELPILRQLNKWGGGALGFVEVYIIVFILLYIGAVIPVSEIQTPIQQSSIAINIVQNTPYLSSAIQDLWTQYGVM